A portion of the Deltaproteobacteria bacterium genome contains these proteins:
- a CDS encoding cytoplasmic protein yields MTRKPQPSFTQLEASLLYCPKCRQAMPVRKHLFLILPEGNKFEYRCTTCSSTCGEKIEQDDDKPRILM; encoded by the coding sequence GTGACTCGAAAACCACAGCCCAGTTTCACCCAGCTCGAAGCGTCATTGCTGTATTGCCCCAAGTGCCGGCAGGCAATGCCGGTACGCAAGCATCTGTTCCTCATCCTGCCGGAGGGAAACAAGTTCGAGTACCGTTGTACGACCTGCTCCTCGACCTGCGGCGAAAAAATCGAGCAAGACGACGACAAGCCTCGCATTTTGATGTGA
- a CDS encoding arsenate reductase, translating to MKNPLDRATFERFLVLLPNPPADLVRKDKNFESLGLDANRYVTKETVIDLLLQHPVLMQRPVIIRGEKAVLARPSEKVLELLEE from the coding sequence ATGAAAAATCCGCTCGACCGAGCCACTTTTGAACGGTTTCTCGTGTTGCTTCCCAATCCCCCGGCGGATCTCGTGCGTAAGGATAAAAACTTCGAGTCGCTCGGGCTGGACGCGAACCGGTATGTCACCAAGGAAACGGTGATCGACCTGTTGCTCCAACACCCCGTGTTGATGCAGCGTCCCGTGATTATCCGAGGAGAGAAGGCGGTGCTCGCGCGACCATCGGAGAAGGTGTTGGAGCTGTTGGAGGAGTAG
- a CDS encoding Nramp family divalent metal transporter: MKQSKADVTRRPTATTIAIEAQSGLDPWKVADLPAPPVATRLNFLGVIGPGAIILGTSIGSGEWLLGPAAFVKYGMSLLWVSSVAILLQTIFNTELIRYTLYTGEPALTGFMRTKPHSTFWAMFYTLLYLLQVGWPAWAGAAAGAIFYVATGQPAGAEAASTVYWIGVGTFAACIGILLTGGHIERKLEILNWALIVFILGTLLILSLLYADASRWREAGAGFFGFNLSTGTFSFFPPGADWFLIGAFAAYSGAGGVTNLTLANWARDKGFGMGQVVGFIPAAVGGQRVLLAHSGSTFPITPRNLQKWRGWWNIISLDQWGVFFLGALLGMGLPAVLYTSFLPPGEDIRGLAIATALANAMASQGGAFLGFLVAFMGAWMLFKTQLDILEGTVRAVTDILWTGSARVRGWSGGDVRLVYYSVLVGFVTWGVIASGLAQPIVLLQLGANVAGIVLAIGAMHILYVNTIFLPKEIQPPLWRRCALVLMTLFYGFFAYLWLMGGFAPDPSKGFLFSIFR, translated from the coding sequence ATGAAGCAAAGCAAAGCCGACGTGACCCGAAGACCAACAGCAACCACGATTGCTATAGAAGCTCAGTCTGGCCTCGACCCCTGGAAAGTGGCAGATCTACCGGCCCCGCCGGTCGCCACGAGACTCAATTTTCTGGGGGTGATTGGCCCGGGCGCGATTATCCTGGGGACCTCCATTGGCAGCGGCGAATGGTTGCTCGGACCGGCGGCTTTCGTGAAGTATGGCATGTCGCTGTTGTGGGTCTCGAGTGTCGCTATTCTTTTGCAGACCATCTTCAACACCGAACTCATTCGCTACACGCTGTACACCGGCGAACCGGCGCTCACCGGCTTCATGCGCACGAAGCCGCATTCCACCTTCTGGGCGATGTTCTACACCTTGCTCTATCTTCTCCAAGTTGGGTGGCCGGCCTGGGCGGGAGCGGCGGCAGGGGCCATTTTTTACGTGGCCACCGGACAGCCCGCCGGTGCCGAGGCCGCCTCCACCGTCTATTGGATCGGCGTCGGCACGTTCGCCGCGTGTATAGGCATTCTCCTGACCGGCGGTCACATCGAACGCAAGCTGGAAATCTTGAACTGGGCGCTCATCGTCTTTATTCTCGGGACGCTGCTGATCCTCAGCCTGCTCTATGCCGACGCCAGTCGCTGGCGTGAAGCCGGTGCCGGCTTCTTTGGGTTTAATCTGTCGACGGGTACGTTTTCCTTCTTTCCACCTGGCGCGGACTGGTTTCTGATTGGTGCGTTTGCCGCCTACTCCGGCGCTGGTGGCGTGACTAATCTGACGCTTGCCAACTGGGCGCGTGACAAAGGCTTCGGCATGGGGCAGGTCGTTGGCTTTATCCCCGCCGCCGTGGGCGGACAGCGCGTCTTGCTCGCCCACTCTGGGAGCACCTTTCCTATTACACCGCGCAATTTGCAGAAATGGCGTGGCTGGTGGAACATTATCAGCCTCGACCAATGGGGCGTCTTCTTTCTTGGTGCCTTGCTAGGCATGGGATTGCCTGCCGTGCTTTACACCTCGTTCTTACCGCCGGGAGAAGACATTCGTGGGCTCGCCATTGCCACCGCGCTCGCTAACGCCATGGCGTCGCAAGGCGGCGCCTTCCTCGGGTTTTTGGTGGCGTTCATGGGTGCATGGATGTTGTTCAAAACCCAGCTCGACATTCTCGAAGGCACGGTGCGCGCAGTCACGGATATCTTATGGACCGGCAGTGCACGGGTGCGTGGCTGGAGCGGTGGCGATGTTCGATTGGTCTATTATTCCGTGCTTGTTGGTTTCGTGACCTGGGGGGTGATCGCTTCCGGTTTGGCGCAGCCGATCGTGTTATTGCAACTCGGCGCCAACGTCGCGGGCATCGTGCTGGCCATCGGCGCCATGCATATTCTCTACGTCAACACGATATTCCTACCCAAAGAGATTCAGCCGCCGTTGTGGCGGCGCTGCGCCTTGGTGCTGATGACGCTTTTTTATGGATTCTTCGCCTACCTGTGGCTGATGGGCGGATTCGCGCCCGATCCCAGCAAGGGATTTCTGTTCAGTATTTTTCGCTAG
- the miaB gene encoding tRNA (N6-isopentenyl adenosine(37)-C2)-methylthiotransferase MiaB, with protein sequence MDTRKVYIETYGCQMNIADTELLVGLLKPHGYEPTQKAELADVILLNTCAIREHAEERVLKRLSELVRHKARKSGVLLGVTGCMAQHHREQLLDKAPYLDLILGPDAYRTLPSLLAQEETNEPLVAVRLNRDETYEDITPVRAEGIRAWVTVMRGCDKFCTFCIVPYVRGRERSVPLKPLLAQVRELAEQGYKEVVYLGQTVNAYRDGEFDFADLLKHTAKIDGIERIRFTSPHPADMSERVIEAMATGAKVAPYLHLPVQSASNRVLERMERGYTVEQYTDLVGRLRRTIPGLALSTDIIAGFPGEDADDFSATCEFLESIRYDFAFMFKYSAREGTKAYKWGETVSEEEKGRRLQAIIALQERISGEVNQAFIGQTVEVLVEGPAKRQVDWLSGKNGQFKTVVFPGNGAKPGTLVPARVLSATGHTLIGEAV encoded by the coding sequence ATGGATACGCGCAAAGTCTACATCGAAACCTACGGTTGTCAGATGAACATCGCGGATACCGAGCTGCTGGTCGGTCTCCTCAAACCCCATGGCTACGAGCCAACCCAGAAAGCCGAACTGGCTGACGTGATTCTTCTGAATACCTGTGCGATTCGCGAACATGCCGAAGAGCGAGTCCTCAAGCGGCTCAGCGAACTCGTGCGCCACAAAGCACGGAAATCCGGCGTGCTGCTGGGCGTGACCGGCTGCATGGCTCAGCATCATCGCGAGCAGTTGCTCGATAAAGCGCCCTATCTGGACCTGATTCTCGGGCCGGACGCCTATCGAACGTTGCCGAGCCTCTTGGCGCAGGAAGAGACTAACGAACCGCTCGTTGCCGTGCGCCTGAACCGAGACGAAACTTACGAAGATATCACCCCAGTACGCGCCGAAGGCATCCGTGCGTGGGTCACGGTCATGCGTGGCTGCGACAAGTTTTGCACCTTTTGCATTGTTCCCTACGTGCGTGGGCGAGAGCGGAGCGTGCCACTCAAGCCGCTACTGGCGCAGGTGCGCGAGTTGGCCGAGCAAGGCTACAAAGAAGTGGTGTACTTGGGGCAGACGGTCAATGCTTATCGCGATGGCGAGTTCGATTTCGCTGACCTGCTGAAGCATACCGCCAAGATTGATGGCATCGAACGCATCCGTTTCACCTCACCGCATCCAGCCGATATGAGCGAGCGAGTGATTGAAGCGATGGCAACCGGTGCGAAAGTGGCACCGTATCTGCACCTCCCCGTGCAGTCGGCCTCGAACCGCGTGCTTGAACGCATGGAGCGCGGATACACCGTCGAGCAATACACAGACCTGGTCGGGCGCTTGCGCCGTACCATTCCTGGACTGGCGCTTTCCACGGACATCATTGCCGGATTTCCCGGCGAGGACGCGGACGATTTCAGCGCCACCTGCGAGTTTCTCGAAAGCATTCGCTATGACTTTGCTTTCATGTTCAAGTATTCCGCGCGTGAAGGCACCAAGGCGTACAAATGGGGTGAAACGGTCTCCGAAGAAGAGAAGGGCCGCCGCTTGCAGGCGATTATCGCGCTACAAGAACGCATTTCCGGCGAAGTGAATCAGGCGTTCATTGGGCAGACCGTGGAAGTGTTGGTGGAAGGTCCGGCCAAACGTCAGGTCGACTGGCTGTCCGGTAAGAACGGGCAATTCAAGACCGTGGTGTTTCCCGGCAATGGCGCAAAGCCTGGCACCCTCGTGCCGGCCCGTGTGTTGTCCGCCACCGGGCACACGCTGATTGGTGAGGCGGTGTAA
- a CDS encoding YkgJ family cysteine cluster protein, whose translation MNCRPYCGACCIAPSITSPIPGMPNGKPAGVRCVQLTEDLRCALFGRPERPQCCSGLQPSLDMCGNNRMEALANLADLEEATCPDTSEKY comes from the coding sequence ATGAACTGTCGCCCATACTGCGGGGCGTGCTGTATCGCCCCTTCCATCACGAGCCCGATTCCTGGGATGCCGAACGGCAAGCCAGCAGGAGTGCGGTGCGTGCAACTGACCGAAGATCTGCGCTGCGCCCTCTTCGGTCGCCCGGAGCGACCACAGTGCTGCTCCGGGCTACAACCTTCGCTCGACATGTGTGGGAATAACCGCATGGAGGCGCTGGCTAATCTAGCCGACTTGGAGGAAGCAACCTGCCCTGACACTAGCGAAAAATACTGA
- a CDS encoding isoprenylcysteine carboxylmethyltransferase family protein, translating to METIPQDHSGSDATQEVANLGMVRPPLVYGASIVTGLLLEFGWPLPFLPRLLAALLGSVLVVVAVVVFSYSIREFQTAGTPVPGNKPTTVIVRTGPYHFSRNPIYLAFSIFQLGIASWVNSVWLIATLIAAVTLMASVVIPREERYLERRFGADYLDYKRSVRRWL from the coding sequence ATGGAAACCATTCCTCAAGACCACAGCGGCTCGGACGCAACCCAGGAGGTCGCGAATCTCGGCATGGTTCGACCGCCACTTGTGTATGGGGCCTCAATTGTCACAGGGTTGTTACTCGAGTTCGGCTGGCCACTCCCATTCCTTCCTCGTCTACTCGCCGCTCTGCTCGGCAGTGTCCTCGTGGTGGTCGCCGTCGTAGTCTTCTCATACTCCATACGGGAATTCCAGACGGCGGGCACGCCTGTGCCCGGCAACAAGCCGACCACCGTCATTGTCCGCACTGGCCCCTATCACTTCAGCCGGAACCCGATCTACTTGGCGTTCTCCATCTTCCAGCTGGGTATCGCGAGTTGGGTCAACAGCGTGTGGCTGATCGCCACACTCATAGCGGCAGTGACCCTCATGGCCTCCGTCGTGATCCCAAGAGAGGAGCGGTACCTAGAAAGGAGGTTCGGTGCCGACTACTTGGATTACAAACGTTCCGTGCGCCGTTGGTTGTAG
- a CDS encoding ribbon-helix-helix protein, CopG family → MNAITITLSDDRLGQLQERAARFQVSPEELVRVSVEEFLAQPDDEFLQAVTAVLQKNAELYRRLA, encoded by the coding sequence ATGAACGCAATCACTATTACTCTCTCGGATGACCGCCTTGGCCAATTGCAAGAGAGGGCGGCGCGCTTCCAGGTCAGCCCGGAGGAACTGGTGCGCGTGAGCGTGGAAGAATTCCTTGCTCAACCTGATGATGAATTCCTACAGGCAGTCACTGCCGTGCTCCAGAAGAATGCGGAACTGTATCGACGGCTGGCGTAA
- a CDS encoding CoA transferase encodes MQGLEGVKVLELGHMASAAYATKLMADLGADVIKVEELDGDHARQRGPFPGGTVDREQSGLFLYLNANKRGVTLDPQQDKDRLMRLVAWADVLVHNYPPVQMVALGVDYDAFRRINPRLVMCSLTPFGLTGPHRDYKAYELTVAHGGGWAWLSPGGSDRPDLPPLKAAGHQADFQAGVAAATATLAAYYHALQTGEGEHIDFSSQAYIASFVDVSAPNYTYQEQIASRLGKRVLYPWGIFPCQDGLMFLVVGEEDQWQRLIALMGNPEWSTWEIFQGFANRSKNQDVLHTYLEEWIKGWKVEDLFRAGQEQRICFAPVFTMSQLARQEQLHARQFFVDVTHPRAGTLTHLGSPYQLHEPWWKIRRPAPLLGEHNAEVLSSRFLVPSTQHPAPNIQHLAPSTHLPLAGVRVADFSWVWAGPFCAMHLAHLGAEVIKLESNVHIDLARRLAYYPKDMEPGVNRCALFNQWGQGKKSILLNLTTEKGISIAKELIGKSDVVLQNFATGVMDKLGLGYENLKKLKPDLIMASISGYGQTGPQRKYMAYGPAIPPLTGLSSLTGYEGGPPQEVGMAYGDPTSGIHAAVAICAALAARQRTGHGQHFDVSLWQTVAALVPEGWMDYAMNRTQPSRQGNHDPWMAPHNCFRCAGEDEWVTIACGTEEEWQALCRTIGQPQLATDARFGSASARKAHEEALDQLLTAWTTTREKWEVTRVLQAVGVAAFPSMSGKDLVEDPHLNAREFFVRLSHPEVGVRTHMGMPWLLTRGPNGVRRPAPLLGQDTDQVLHDVLGYSAQDVARLKDERVLY; translated from the coding sequence ATGCAAGGATTGGAAGGTGTAAAGGTACTGGAACTCGGGCATATGGCGTCGGCAGCCTATGCCACCAAGCTCATGGCCGATCTCGGCGCTGATGTCATCAAAGTAGAAGAACTTGATGGCGATCACGCCCGTCAACGTGGGCCTTTTCCTGGAGGAACGGTTGACCGTGAACAGAGCGGTCTCTTTCTCTATTTGAACGCGAATAAGCGAGGAGTCACCCTTGATCCCCAACAGGACAAGGACAGGCTCATGCGTTTGGTGGCCTGGGCCGATGTCCTCGTGCATAACTATCCACCCGTGCAAATGGTGGCCTTGGGCGTGGATTATGACGCTTTTCGCAGGATCAACCCTCGTCTGGTGATGTGTTCGCTCACGCCGTTCGGATTAACTGGCCCGCATCGGGACTACAAGGCCTATGAACTGACCGTCGCGCATGGTGGAGGCTGGGCGTGGCTTAGTCCCGGCGGGTCAGATCGTCCGGACTTGCCCCCACTCAAAGCCGCCGGACATCAGGCTGATTTTCAAGCCGGGGTGGCGGCCGCCACTGCGACGTTGGCGGCGTATTACCATGCCCTTCAGACCGGAGAAGGAGAACACATCGACTTCTCCAGCCAAGCCTATATCGCCTCGTTCGTCGATGTGAGCGCGCCGAATTACACCTATCAGGAACAGATTGCTTCGCGCCTGGGCAAACGGGTGCTGTATCCCTGGGGAATCTTTCCATGTCAGGACGGCCTCATGTTTCTCGTGGTCGGCGAAGAAGATCAGTGGCAACGGCTCATCGCCTTGATGGGGAATCCGGAATGGAGCACCTGGGAGATTTTCCAAGGGTTCGCGAACCGGAGTAAAAATCAGGACGTCTTACACACCTACCTGGAAGAATGGATCAAAGGGTGGAAAGTAGAAGACCTCTTTCGCGCGGGGCAGGAACAGCGGATTTGTTTCGCCCCAGTCTTCACGATGTCTCAACTCGCGCGACAAGAACAATTACATGCTCGACAGTTCTTTGTCGATGTCACCCATCCTCGCGCCGGCACACTCACGCACTTGGGGTCGCCGTATCAACTGCATGAGCCGTGGTGGAAGATCCGCCGTCCCGCGCCGTTATTGGGCGAGCATAATGCCGAAGTTCTCAGTTCTCGGTTCTTAGTCCCTAGCACCCAGCACCCAGCACCTAACATCCAACACCTAGCACCCAGCACCCATTTGCCCTTGGCAGGCGTGCGCGTGGCGGATTTTAGCTGGGTATGGGCGGGTCCCTTTTGCGCGATGCACCTCGCACATCTGGGGGCGGAGGTGATTAAGCTGGAGTCGAACGTCCACATCGACTTGGCGCGGCGCCTCGCCTATTACCCGAAAGATATGGAGCCAGGCGTCAACCGCTGCGCACTGTTCAACCAATGGGGACAAGGAAAGAAGAGTATCTTGCTGAATCTGACAACGGAGAAAGGCATCTCTATTGCCAAGGAGTTGATCGGCAAAAGTGATGTCGTCCTGCAGAACTTCGCCACCGGAGTCATGGACAAATTAGGCTTGGGTTACGAGAACCTCAAAAAACTCAAACCGGACCTCATCATGGCGTCTATTTCCGGCTATGGCCAAACGGGACCGCAACGTAAATACATGGCTTACGGCCCGGCAATTCCGCCGCTCACTGGGTTATCCTCCCTCACTGGATATGAAGGAGGTCCGCCTCAAGAGGTAGGCATGGCGTATGGAGATCCCACGTCGGGTATCCATGCCGCCGTGGCCATCTGTGCGGCGCTGGCGGCGCGACAGCGAACCGGTCACGGTCAACACTTCGATGTCTCATTGTGGCAGACAGTGGCGGCGCTCGTACCCGAAGGCTGGATGGACTATGCCATGAACAGAACGCAGCCATCGCGGCAAGGTAACCACGATCCGTGGATGGCGCCGCATAATTGTTTTCGTTGCGCTGGCGAAGATGAATGGGTCACGATCGCGTGCGGCACTGAGGAAGAGTGGCAGGCGTTGTGTCGGACCATTGGGCAACCACAACTAGCGACGGACGCACGATTTGGTTCTGCCAGTGCGCGTAAGGCGCACGAAGAGGCGTTAGACCAGCTCCTTACAGCGTGGACGACCACTCGTGAGAAGTGGGAAGTCACCCGAGTGCTTCAGGCGGTTGGGGTGGCGGCCTTTCCGTCGATGAGCGGTAAAGATCTCGTCGAAGATCCGCATCTGAACGCGCGAGAGTTTTTCGTGCGACTCTCGCATCCGGAAGTGGGAGTACGAACGCACATGGGGATGCCTTGGCTCCTCACCCGTGGACCGAACGGCGTACGGAGGCCAGCCCCGCTGCTCGGACAAGATACCGACCAAGTGCTCCACGATGTGCTTGGGTATTCCGCTCAGGATGTGGCGCGTCTCAAAGATGAGCGGGTATTGTATTGA
- a CDS encoding DUF4145 domain-containing protein, with product MSNHIPPELEAPAFNCPRCQVFAKQDWFFLTATSDRSGFGRQYQNREFVLSKCNSCGEPTIWHGSLMIYPLHATAEPASEDLPEDVREDFEEARIIANLSPRGAAALLRLAIQKMCVHLGESGNNINADIATLVSKGLPPRVQQALDSVRVIGNEAVHPGTLDLKDDLVTANKLFRLVNFIAQKMITEPREIDEIYGSLPADKLKGIAKRDAPK from the coding sequence ATGAGTAATCACATACCTCCAGAGCTCGAGGCTCCGGCTTTCAACTGCCCGCGCTGTCAAGTATTCGCCAAACAGGATTGGTTTTTCCTTACCGCCACTTCGGATCGCTCGGGGTTCGGAAGACAATATCAGAACCGAGAATTCGTGCTATCCAAGTGCAATAGCTGCGGGGAGCCAACGATCTGGCACGGTTCATTGATGATCTACCCACTGCACGCCACAGCGGAACCTGCTAGCGAAGACCTTCCAGAAGATGTCCGAGAAGATTTCGAAGAGGCTCGTATTATCGCCAACCTATCGCCGCGTGGTGCCGCAGCACTTCTGCGGCTCGCCATACAGAAGATGTGCGTTCACCTTGGCGAATCTGGAAATAACATAAATGCAGATATTGCCACTCTTGTTTCAAAGGGACTGCCACCACGGGTACAACAGGCGCTCGATAGCGTCCGCGTAATTGGCAATGAGGCTGTTCACCCAGGCACGTTAGATCTTAAGGATGACCTCGTTACCGCAAATAAACTCTTTCGGCTGGTCAACTTCATTGCACAAAAAATGATTACCGAGCCACGCGAAATAGACGAAATATATGGCAGCCTCCCGGCAGACAAGTTGAAAGGCATCGCAAAACGCGACGCGCCGAAATGA
- a CDS encoding amidohydrolase encodes MTYRIISADSHFVEPPNMWGERMDKKFRDRAPHTVRDLDGKRGEFFVCENITPVPVAGFFGSGKSAEELPEHTKQGFEVAPKSVWDPAERLKEQDRDGVLAEALYTSMGMLLFGLQDAELRSSAFTAFNDWAAEYCSAYPKRLIGLGAITLEDIPAGVAELRRIAKKGIHGALIWGAPPEDRPYSSRDYDPVWEAASELNMPLSLHILTSRRGHGIDFSKILHSYMSLPHEIQITLADMVYGGVLERFPNLKIVSAENDVSWLPHFMYRLDHGYDRLRHFENVKLSMMPSEYVKRQVWATFQFEDVWIDTRKRFDMTKVMWSSDYPHTDSPWPRSKEYIEEHFVGAPEAEIQRVVAGNAAALYGLEL; translated from the coding sequence ATGACGTATCGTATCATTTCCGCTGACTCCCACTTCGTTGAGCCGCCCAATATGTGGGGCGAGCGCATGGATAAGAAGTTCCGTGATCGCGCGCCGCACACCGTACGTGATCTGGACGGCAAACGCGGGGAATTCTTTGTCTGCGAAAATATCACTCCCGTCCCGGTGGCGGGCTTCTTCGGCTCGGGAAAGAGTGCGGAAGAACTGCCTGAGCACACGAAACAAGGCTTCGAGGTAGCACCGAAGAGCGTGTGGGACCCGGCTGAACGGCTAAAAGAACAGGATCGCGACGGCGTGCTCGCCGAGGCGCTCTATACCTCGATGGGCATGCTGCTCTTCGGTCTACAGGACGCGGAGCTGCGCTCCTCCGCTTTTACTGCTTTCAACGACTGGGCTGCGGAATATTGCTCTGCCTATCCAAAACGCCTGATCGGGCTTGGGGCCATTACCCTGGAAGATATTCCCGCCGGGGTGGCCGAACTCCGACGCATCGCCAAGAAAGGCATCCATGGCGCACTGATTTGGGGCGCTCCGCCGGAAGATCGTCCCTACAGCAGTCGCGACTACGACCCGGTCTGGGAAGCGGCGTCGGAACTGAATATGCCGTTGTCGCTGCATATCCTGACCTCGCGACGTGGACACGGCATCGACTTCAGCAAGATCCTGCACTCCTACATGAGTTTGCCGCACGAAATCCAGATCACGCTGGCTGACATGGTGTATGGTGGCGTGCTCGAACGCTTCCCGAACCTCAAGATCGTGTCCGCCGAAAATGATGTCTCCTGGTTGCCGCACTTCATGTATCGCCTCGACCATGGCTACGACAGACTGCGTCATTTCGAGAATGTGAAGCTCTCGATGATGCCGAGCGAATATGTGAAGCGGCAAGTGTGGGCCACGTTCCAATTCGAGGACGTGTGGATCGATACCCGCAAGCGCTTCGACATGACCAAGGTGATGTGGTCCTCCGACTATCCGCACACCGACTCGCCATGGCCGCGCTCGAAAGAGTACATCGAAGAACACTTCGTCGGCGCGCCGGAAGCGGAGATCCAGAGAGTCGTTGCCGGCAATGCCGCCGCGCTGTACGGCCTGGAACTCTAA
- a CDS encoding FAD-dependent monooxygenase, which translates to MFAEDRGWEFPRLLEEMGEASDFYFDDISQIRMDRWSNGRVALVGDAAFGPTLITGQGTSMAVVGAYVLAGELAAADGDYHKAFAYYEQECRSYMKQNQEIALKAKELRLPKTQEEIEQQNDLLRAMRAAPSGSPPEGSTGDLLQKASNAITLKDYQHLYA; encoded by the coding sequence ATGTTCGCGGAGGATAGGGGATGGGAATTTCCTCGGCTGCTCGAAGAGATGGGGGAGGCGTCCGACTTCTACTTCGATGACATCAGCCAGATCCGCATGGATCGTTGGTCGAACGGACGGGTGGCGCTGGTAGGAGATGCTGCCTTCGGCCCCACGCTGATCACGGGCCAGGGCACGAGCATGGCGGTCGTGGGCGCCTATGTATTGGCTGGGGAACTGGCGGCTGCGGATGGTGATTACCACAAGGCATTCGCCTACTACGAGCAGGAGTGTCGCAGCTATATGAAACAGAACCAAGAGATCGCACTGAAGGCCAAGGAACTGCGTCTACCGAAGACCCAGGAAGAGATCGAGCAGCAGAACGACCTCCTCCGCGCGATGCGCGCCGCGCCCTCGGGCTCACCCCCGGAAGGCTCGACGGGAGACCTCCTGCAGAAGGCGTCCAACGCGATCACCCTCAAAGACTACCAACACCTGTACGCCTAG